From Thermus neutrinimicus, the proteins below share one genomic window:
- a CDS encoding S8 family peptidase, with translation MKRLFLALSLLALAACQQQATLKPQALREAGQTYIAILEPTASPTLPARFSERLAALERAHGLSIPAEDRLEALGAIILRNLTPAQAQRLAQDPRVYALTPDQEVKAYAQTIPWGVDRIGAPTTTAKGANVSVYVVDTGIKVGHEDLTNLMGGYAVVKCRGRCKAAYDDDNGHGTHVAGTVAAVNNSVGVLGVAPAAELWAVKVLSNAGSGSTSGIVQGINWVIGHNNGGKPKVINMSLGGSGIDDQDGQYCPSTRSTNAFHNVIQKAVCDYRITVVVAAGNEGDNAANHTPAAYDEVITVSATNSQDDWPSWSNYGPDVDLAAPGVSILSTWNSSTTSYNTISGTSMASPHVAGAAALVLSRYPSYTPAQVKQALLQNAESTATWQNTSGNPHPEPFLNVRGF, from the coding sequence ATGAAAAGGCTTTTTCTGGCCCTAAGTCTTCTAGCCCTGGCCGCCTGCCAGCAGCAGGCCACCCTGAAGCCCCAGGCCCTTAGGGAAGCGGGCCAGACCTACATCGCCATCCTGGAGCCCACGGCCTCGCCCACGCTTCCCGCCCGTTTCTCCGAGCGCCTTGCCGCTTTGGAAAGGGCCCACGGCCTTTCCATCCCCGCGGAGGACCGCCTCGAGGCCCTGGGGGCCATCATCCTCCGCAACCTTACCCCCGCCCAGGCCCAGCGCCTGGCCCAAGACCCCAGGGTCTACGCCCTGACCCCGGACCAGGAGGTCAAGGCCTACGCCCAGACCATCCCCTGGGGAGTAGACCGCATCGGTGCCCCCACCACCACCGCCAAGGGGGCCAACGTCTCCGTGTACGTGGTGGACACCGGCATCAAGGTGGGGCATGAGGACCTCACCAACCTGATGGGGGGGTATGCGGTGGTGAAGTGCCGGGGCAGATGCAAAGCCGCCTATGACGACGACAACGGCCACGGCACCCATGTGGCGGGCACGGTGGCCGCGGTGAACAACAGCGTGGGCGTCTTGGGCGTGGCCCCCGCCGCCGAGCTATGGGCGGTGAAGGTCCTTTCCAACGCCGGGTCGGGAAGCACCAGCGGCATCGTCCAGGGCATCAACTGGGTTATCGGCCACAACAACGGGGGCAAACCCAAGGTGATCAACATGAGCCTCGGGGGAAGCGGCATCGACGACCAAGACGGCCAGTACTGCCCCAGCACCCGCTCCACCAACGCCTTCCACAACGTCATCCAAAAGGCGGTTTGCGACTACCGGATCACGGTGGTGGTGGCTGCCGGCAACGAAGGGGACAACGCCGCCAACCACACCCCCGCCGCCTACGACGAGGTCATCACCGTAAGCGCCACCAACAGCCAGGACGACTGGCCCTCTTGGTCCAACTACGGCCCGGACGTGGACCTCGCCGCCCCGGGGGTTTCCATCCTGTCCACCTGGAACTCCTCCACCACTAGCTACAACACCATCAGCGGCACCTCCATGGCCAGCCCCCATGTGGCCGGGGCGGCCGCCCTGGTGCTTTCCCGCTACCCCAGCTACACCCCAGCCCAGGTGAAGCAGGCCCTCCTGCAAAACGCCGAAAGCACCGCCACCTGGCAAAACACCTCGGGGAATCCGCACCCCGAGCCCTTCTTGAACGTGAGGGGATTCTAG